In the genome of Nicoliella spurrieriana, the window TTAGCTTCCATCTTCTTCAGTTTTTCAACGTTTTCTTCGGCCTTTTTAATGTATCCGGCGTACTTAGTCCGAATTTCAACCTGCTCGATTACCCGCCGGCCCAGTGGCTGGTCAGGGGCTGGGATAAAGCGCTTCAAAACGTTGTAAGTAACGTATGGTCTTCGTAGGAAAACGGACGCTAAGACCCCATCTTGAAGTGGTTTATCACCGTGGTCTTGGATGAATTGGTTCACTTCAGCATTGGGCTTAATCCGAATACTGTTCAGCCGCTTGATTTCGCCTTCCACTGCAGCTTTCTTTGCAAGAAATGCTTGATAACGCTCCTCTGAAATTAACCCCAACTCATATCCCTTTTCGGTTAATCGCATGTCAGCATTATCGTGCCGCAGTAATAAACGATACTCAGCCCGACTAGTAAGGAGTCGGTAGGGTTCGTTCGTCCCCTTGGTAACCAAATCGTCAACCATTACGCCAATGTAGGCTTCATTCCGCTTTAAAATTAGCGGATCCTTCCCCTGAGCTCGTAATGCAGCATTAATGCCCGCATACATCCCCTGTCCAGCAGCTTCTTCATACCCGGAAGTCCCATTGGTTTGTCCCGCAGTATAGAGGTTCTTTATCACCTTAGTCTCAAACGTCGGTTTTAACTGGTATGGATCAACTACGTCATATTCAATTGCGTATCCAGGCCGCATTAGTTCAGCATCACGCATCCCCTCAACGGAGTGCACCATCTTTTGTTGGACTTCTTCTGGCATCGAAGTTGACATTCCATTAACATAGTATTCCTGGGTATCACGACCCTCAGGTTCCAAAAAGACCTGGTGGTGATCCTTATCAGCGAACCGCACAACTTTATCTTCAATTGAAGGACAATACCGTGGTCCAATTCCTTCAACGGTTCCATTGAACATTGGTGCCCGATCCAAGTTTTCACGAATGATCGCATGGGTCTTCTCATTCGTATATGTTAACCAACAAGAAAGTTGATTCTTCACATCTAGATACTGGCTATCAGGGGTTTCATAACTAAAGTGGTTCACATCTTTATCCCCAGGTTGTTCAGTCGTCTTAGTGAAGTCAATCGTATTTCCATCGACCCGTGGTGGGGTCCCGGTCTTAAAGCGCTTCAGCTTGAAACCAAGCGCTTCTAAATTCTTAGAAAGCTCCAGTGCTGGTTGGGTATTATTAGGGCCTGAGGAGTACTGCAGTTCACCGATGATAATTCTACCCCGTGCAGACGTTCCGGTACATAAAACGACCGTTTTGGCGTTATATTTAGCCCCTGTGTTAGTAACAACACCCTTACAAACCCCATCTTCCGTAATCAACGAATCCACAATTCCCTGACGTAACGTCAGGTGGGGTTGATTTTCAATCGTTTGCTTCATTTTCATGTGATAAGCATGCTTATCGGCTTGAGCCCGCAGTGCCCGGACGGCTGGACCCTTCCCGGTATTTAGCATTCGCATTTGAACGTAGGTCTTATCAATATTGCGACCCATTTCACCACCAAGTGCATCCACTTCACGGACCACAATTCCCTTTGCGGGGCCCCCAACAGACGGGTTACATGGCATAAATGCAACCATTTCTAAATTGATCGTCAATAACAGGGTCTGATTCCCCATTCTAGCGGCCGCTAATGCTGCTTCACAGCCGGCATGTCCAGCACCGACCACGATGACATCGTAATCCGGCCCCTGATAAGTCTGCTTAACATGACTTAAAATTTCACTCATAATTTTCCTCCAAAGTTATCCACATGTTGATTATTTGAATTTACATTAGTTATCCACAGTTACTTTCCTAAACAAAATTGGCTGAATAGCTGATCTAGTAATTCATCATTGTAACTATCACCAGTAATTTCACCGAGCAGCTCCCAACACCTAGTCATATCAATTTGCACTAAGTCAACCGGCATCCCGCTATCAATTCCATTAATTACATCGTTCAACGCAGAATCAGCTTGATTCAATAAACTAATGTGTCTAGCGTTAGTCACCATTACGTTCGATTGCGAATTTTGAATGCCCTCTTCAAAAAAGAGCTTTGCAATTCGTTGTTCTAAGGATTGTAAACCATCAGCCTGCATTGCAGAGGTTGAGATAATATTCTGCGCTCCAACTAATTTTCTTACGACATCCAATTCGATCTTAGTCGTAAGGTCGGTCTTATTTAAAATCACAATTCGTTTCGTATCACTAGTGAGCTTCAATAGTTCACGATCTTCAGCAGTCAATGGTTCACTAGAATTTAAAACCAATAGCACTAAATCAGCACTATTAATTGATTTCCGTGAGCGTTCGACCCCAATTTTTTCAACCTGATCATCGGTTTCACGAATTCCAGCAGTATCAATCAACTTAAGAGGCACCCCACTGACGTTAACGTATTCTTCCAACACATCCCGTGTCGTTCCTGGAACGTTAGTAACAATTGCCTTATCTTCATGCAGAAGGTGGTTTAAAATACTGGACTTGCCAACGTTGGGTCGGCCCACAATTGCAGTGGCCAATCCATCCCGTAACACCTTCCCCTGTTTAGCAGTTTTTAACAGTTGCTGAATTCTGGCCCGCACTTCTCTGGCCTTATCTAATAGCAACTTCGTCGTCATCGTCTCTGCATCATCGTATTCGGGATAATCAATATTGACCTCGACGTTCGCCAGTACGTCTAAAATATCCTGTCGTAAGTTTCTGATTAAATGTGAAAGATTCCCATCTAGTTGGTTTAAAGCCGCCTTCATTGACTGGTCGGTCTTAGCCTCGATCAAATCCATCACTGCTTCGGATTGGGAAAGGTCAATCCGTCCATTTAGAAATGCCCGTTCAGTAAACTCTCCCGGGTTCGCCATTCGCGCTCCGTTGCTAAGGACAATTTGTAAAATTCGATTCGTAGCAACGATGCCACCATGGCAATTAATTTCAATTACATCTTCCTTGGTATAGGTATTCGGTGCCCGCATTACAGACACCATCACTTCATCAACGGTTTCATTATTATTAGCAGGATCAATAATGTGCCCATAATTAATGGTATGGCTAGCAACTTGATTTAAATTTTTACCACGGTAAATTGCGGTAATCACCTTCATTGCGTCCTCACCACTAATTCTGACGATTGCAATTCCGCCCTCACCAGGAGGCGTTGAAATTGCTGCAATGGTATCAAATTCAGTTGTTGTTAATGCCATTTGATGACTTCCTTTCTCTTTTTCAATACAAAAAAAGTGCCCACTCCACGCTTAAAATTCCGTGGATAAAGCACTTTCACTACTTCATCTAGCGATATTTATTTTTACACGACAAATAACATTTATATCATAGCGAGATATAAACGGTTTGTCAATTTGGCTGTTTGATAAAAGCTAGTTACTTGGGAACCACCACTACAGCGCGATATGGTTCGCGACCTGCTGAGTAAGTCCTGACGTATTGATGGTGTTCTAGTGTCTTGTGAATTTTTTTACGCTCAAATGAAGGCATTGGATCTAGATAAACTGGTTTGCCTTCAGCTACAACGTCTCGAGCGGTCTTCTCTGCTAATTTTTCCAAAATATCTAATCGTCGTTGCCGATAGTTAGCGGTATCTAATTCAACCGTCACATGATAAATCCCTAACCGGTTTAAGTAAATTTCAGCAAGGGTCTGAAGGGCATTAATGGTCAAACCATGCTTTCCAATTAACAACCCCTCTTCCTTAGTATCAAAATTAATTTTAACGAACTTACTATTTTTAATAATTACTTCTGAAGTGGCATGAATGCTCAATTGGATCACGATCGCATCTAGGTATGCCCTTAACTGTTCGATTGCTTGTTTAGTTTCTTCAGCATTTTTAGGGGTTTCAGATTCATCACCCTTAGAACGACTGAATTCAACACTTGCTGACTTAGCAGCATTGGATGCCTTCGTATTAATATCATCGTCATTACTGGATGATTTTGGTACTTGTTCATTAGGTTCTTGGATGGGTGTTACTTCAACGATTGCATCTCGTTTGCCAAAGCCAAGAAACCCCTTTTTTTCTGTTTGAACAACTTTTATTTTTGCTTGGTTTTTATCGATTGCTAGTGTGTTGAGTGCTTTTTGAATCGCATCTTCAACGGTTTTTCCGGTAAACGTGTTCATGAATATGTTTCCCCCATTAAATTTTGGTTAACATTATAATGATAGCACATCAACAACAAAAAAAGACACCGAATTCAATAGAAACGGTGTCTTTTAATTAAGGTTTAATTTATTTACGACGGCTCTTCTTAGCTTTTTTAATTGCTTTAGCAACCTTACGTTCGTGATCTTTTTGAATCCGCTGCTTTTCATCACGTTCCCGTTGGATTTTCCAAGGGTTTTGAAGAACTAGGGTTTGTACCGCTTGGAAAGCATTGGTAATTACCCAGTAAAGTGAAAGGGCGGATGGAACACTAAGTGCAGTAAAGAAGATAATTAATGGCATCCCAAATGTCATCATCGTGGTCATGCTATTTTTCTCAGGTTGAGACTTCATTGCAAGCCATGAACTGATGAACGTCAATCCTGCTGCTAAAATTGGTAGGATGAAAAATGGATCCTTATCCCCTAATCTTAGCCACAAAAATTGACCGGATTTTAAAATCTCAGTTCGTGAAATTGATTGATACAACGCATAAATAACTGGTAGTTGAACAATTAAAGGCAAACAACCGGCGATTGGATTAACACCAGCTTCAGAATAAAGCTTTTGTTGCTCCTCACGCAATTTTTGCATTGTTTCGGTATCCCGCGACGAATACTTCTTTTGCAATGCCTTTAACTGTGGTTGAATTTCTTGCGTCTTTTTCATGCTGCGGGTCTGGAAAATCATCAATGGTAAAATGATGATTCGGATGATAATCGTAAAAACAATGATCCCAATTCCGTAACTAGACCCAAATAGTTTAGATAACCAAATGATCGCACGTGAGAAGTTTAAAACAATTCCACCATCCCAAAAACCAGTACTGTGGTTGGTGATGGGAGTGGTACTACATGCACTCAAAAGGAACGCTAAACTAAAAACAGAACCTAACGCTAAGTACTTTTTTAGTTTTTTATTCAATTTTTTGGTCCTCACTATAATCAGGATTAAGTAAATTTGCTAGTTTCAAGACGTGAATCAAATTATACTTGATGGTTTTCATTGACTGGCCATCAGCATGTGGACGCGCAATCACTAGGATATCAACATCACTGCGTAATGCTGGCTTCAATTCTAAAAGTGATTGACGAACCCGACGCTTGACCCAATTTCTATGGACGGCGTTCCCAATTTTTTTACCAACAGAAATGCCAACTCTAAAATGAGGTTGGCTCGGCTTATCCATTTGATAAATTACAAACATTCGATTAGCCACTGAGTTATGGTTTTCAAATACCGTCTGGAAGTCAGCTTCCTTTTTAACGCGATATGATTTTCGCATAATCCATCTCCAGGTAACGATTCAAAATATACATAATAATGAAAAAGACCACTGAATGGTCAGTGATCTATACAGACAATGATTTTCTGCCTTTTTTACGACGACGTGCTAACACCTTGCGTCCGTTACTAGTTAACATGCGTTTACGGAAACCGTGTACACGAGCACGATGACGTTTCTTTGGTTGGTAAGTTCTCTTCATTACTAACCCTCCTTAGACTTGTTCTATTTATATTAAGTTTAAATACAATTCCTAAACATAATAACACAATTAATCTCAATTTTAAATAGTTATTTCTAGAAACCACCATTATTTTTTATCCACAAAACTGTGGATAAAAAATGTTACGCAACATTTTTATGAAATCCATTTTACTAGTTATCCACATAGTTATCCACAAGTTATCCACATATCCACAGGCTGTGGATAAAGTTATCCACAGTTGTTGATAACTTTAACTAAATGCTATTATACCAACGTTAAAAGCACATAAGTTATCCACAACGCCTGTTGATAACTCAATTATTAACTCTCAAAATTAGTAGTTATTCACAGGGTGTTGATAACTTTATCCACAAGTTGTGAAACAAGCTTGATTATTTAATGAACCTGTGGAAAACTCCCCCTTTTAATGCTAAAATATTTTTTGTATTTTTTATAAATCATAAGGAAAGGAGGCTCTTAATTTGGATGCTAATTCTTTATGGGATGAAATCAATTCACTCTTAAAAAATGATTTTACAGCAGTTAGTTATCGGACGTGGTTTAGCAACGTTAAGCCCCTTAAGCTTGATCACGATCAATTAACGCTCCAATTACCCTCCGTTTTACACGTTGAATATTGGCAAAAAAACATCTCTAGTAAGGTCATTGAGTATGCCTTTCAACTTACAGGAAAGGACATTACCCCGGTACTAATGACTGAAAACCAAGTCAAAGATGAACAACAAGCGCAAGCAGAGCCACTATTATACCCCACAGAAAGCGACGAAAGCGATCAATTAGATCCTAATTATACTTTCGATAAATTTGTGGTCGGTAAGCAGAATATGTTCGCTCAAGCTGCCGCCCTTTCAGTTGCTGAAGATCCAGGAGTTACCTATAACCCCTTACTGATTTATGGAGGCGTGGGGCTAGGTAAGACTCATTTAATGCAAGCAATCGGAAATTACATGTTGGAACAGGATCCGAGCAAAAACGTCGTATTTATTACTAGCGAGAAATTTACAAATGAATTTGTAAGTGCTGTTAAAGATAGTTCACATGGCGGTACTGAAATGGAACGCTTTAAAGAAAAGTACCGCAATGTCGACTTACTATTGGTTGATGATATTCAATTTTTCTCTAGTAAGGATAAGACTCAAGAGGAGTTTTTTCATACTTTTAATGAGCTTCGTAATGATAAAAAACAAATCGTCATGACCTCAGATCGACTCCCCAATGAAATCTCAAAGCTCCAAGACAGATTGGTTTCTAGATTTAACTGGGGACTATCAGTCAGTATTGAAGAACCAGACGTTGCTACCAGAACGAAAATCCTCCAGAGCAAGGCCAAATATTCCAAAATTTCAATTACTGAAGAAGCGCTGGAATACCTTGCTAAACAGGTTGATTCTAACGTTCGGGAGTTGGAAAGCGCCCTCTCACAAGTAAAGGCGTTTTCTGATTTTAATGGTGGCCCTAGCCGCATTAATATTCCAATGGTTAAAAGTGCCATTTCGAATCATGATTTTGCTTCTAAAGTTGATCATAACGTTGATATTGAGGATATTTTAGAGGGCGTTTCGGCTTATTATAACGTTTCAATTGATGATATTAAGGGGAAAAAACGGTATAAGGAAATCGTAGCACCCAGGCAAGTTGCCATGTACCTTTCTCGCGAACTAACCAAAACGTCTCTGCCTAAAATTGGTGAGGCTTTTGGTGGTAAAGACCACACAACGGTTATCCACGCCTATGATAAAATTAAACGAGCTCTTGATAATAATGATCCACAGATAAAAGACGAAGTGGCTGATCTAAAAATGGAGTTACTTCGTTAGCTTGCACAACTTTAAATCGGGAAATAATGTTATAATTTAAACATGTCTTTCACCTTTTTATAACTAAAGTTATCCACAAGTTATCCACAGAAATCTCGAGTTATCCACAAGTTATCCACAGGCTCAATCGCTTGGGCCCCATGGGCTAAGGTCGAAAATCAAAGGGTTATCCACAGCCCCTAGTACTACTATGTATATAAATACTTATTGTTGTAGAGCAGGAGGAAATTAACAAAATGAAATTTTCAATTAAGCGAGCAGCTTTAATCAAAAGTTTGAACAAGGTATCCAGAGTTATCTCTTCAAAAACAACGATTCCAATTCTTACTGGAGTTAAAATTACTGCTGATGATGAAGGGTTAAGTCTTACTGGAAGTAACAGCGAGGTCTCAATTGAAACCCAAATTAAAAGTGATGATGACAATAACGAATTAGTAATTGCTGAAGGTGGCGCAGTTGTTTTAACGGCCGGATTCTTTATTAACATCGTTAAAAAGCTTCCTGAAGAAAAAATGGAACTATCAGTTGCCAGTGACCTACAAACCACGATTACATCTGGGCAATCAGAATTTACGATTAATGGGTTGAACGCTAGTAACTACCCTCACCTTCCTCAAATTGACACAGACGATTCCATTCCATTTTCTGGTGATATCTTTAAAGAAATTATTAGCCAAACTGTAATTGCAGTATCAAATCAGGAAAGTCGGCCCATCTTAACTGGGATTCATTTTAAAATCAGTGATGGGAAGTTATTAGCAGTCGCAACCGATAGTCACCGTTTAAGCCAAAGAACCATTAATTTCTCTGGAAATAATCGTGAATATAGCTTTATTATTCCTGGAAAGAACCTAAGTGAGCTTTCTAGAATGATTGAAGAGCATCAAGATCTTGAGATGCGAATTGCTGAAAACCAAGTACTATTTATTTTTGGGGACACGTACTTCTACTCAAGACTACTAGAGGGAAACTATCCTGATACTTCCCGTTTGATTCCCGAAGAGTCATCCACCCAAATTCAATTAGAAGCCCCTATGATGCTGGCATCCATTGAACGGGCTTCCCTGCTTTCCCATGAATCAAGAAATAACGTTGTCAAATTAACTATCGACCCAAGTGATGGTAAAATTAAAATTACTGGTGATTCTCCAGATGTTGGAACGGTTGAAGAAGAATTAGAGCCAGATTCAGTCACGGGTGAAGAACTAGAAATTTCATTCAATCCTGATTATGTTAAAGAGGCATTGCATTCATTTGGAAAAACGATGATTGAAATTTCATTTTCATCTGCACTTCGGCCGTTTACTTTAAAGGCTACTGAAGATGGCAACAGCTTTATCCAACTAGTAACGCCAGTACGGACCTTTTAGCAGTTAATTAAAAATTATTTTGTGGGGTGGTTTAAATGTCAAAATTAGAATCAGTTCAAAAATGGACTGCAGAACAGGGTGCTGATTTCACATACATTAGCAATCCTAAGACGATTGAATACCTAACTGGATTCTTTAGTGATCCAGTGGAACGGGTATTAGCGTTAGTTGTATTTGCTGACCAGGAACCATTTATGTTTGCACCAGCGTTAGAGGTGGAAGTAATTAAGGGGACTGGTTTTAACCACCCTGTTTATGGATATTTGGACCATGAGAATCCATGGCAAATGATTGCTGACCAAGTAAAAAAGCGGGTCGCTAATCCGAGACGAGTGGCATTAGATAAATCCTACTTATCCGTTGCAAGGGAAGAGGCACTCCAAACCGTAATGCCAGCTGCCCAATTTGATTTGGATGTCACTTCGTTTATTGATCAGCTGCGGCTATTTAAGTCTGCTGATGAAATTGCAAAGCTAGACGCTGCTGGCCGTGAAGCTGACTTTGCTTTTGAGCAGGGCTTTGCTGCTGTTAAACCAGGCGTGACTGAGATGAGTATTGCTGCCAAATTGGAATATGCATTAAAGATGCGTGGTGTTAGTAACATGAGTTTTGACACGCTAGTCCAAGCCGGTGCCCATGCGGCTAATCCACATGGTGATACCAGTGAAATTAAGGTTCAAAATAATCAGCTAGTGTTATTTGACCTAGGGACGATTCATGATGGTTATATCTCAGATGCCTCTAGAACCGTTGCCGTTGGTAAACCGACTGATAAGGAACTGGATATTTATAACGTCTGTTTAGAAGCCCAGTTAAAGGCAATGGATGCTGCGAAACCCGGAATTACTGCTGAGGAATTAGATGCGGTTGCTAGAGACGTGATTGAAAAAGCTGGTTATGGTAAGTACTTTATCCACAGACTTGGTCATGGGATGGGGATGAGTGAACATGAATTCCCATCAATTATGGAAGGTAATCAGATGGAATTACAACCAGGCATGTGCTTTTCAATCGAACCTGGGATTTACATTCCAAATGTAGCAGGGGTTCGAATTGAGGACTGCGTCCATGTTACTGAAAATGGTGCTGAGCCATTTACACATACTTCAAAGGAATTAACCTACGTTGATAAAGATTGATTTTAACCTAAAGGAGCAGAACTAATTCAATGGTTCTGCTCCTTTTTTTGCCTAATATCCGTCAAAATTTGCGATTTAAGGCGATTTAAGTTTTATTAGACTGATTATATTTAATTAGCATAAAGTGGCTGTAAACGGCTGATAATGTTATTAAAGTGTACTTTTTAACTTTTTAAGGGTATAATAATACTTGTAAAAGAGGGGTGAAAATTTGAAAAAAACTGTTTTTATCTCCACTCCGTATATAACATTAGGTCAAATGTTAAAGGAGGAGACAATCGTTAGTTCTGGTGGACAGGCTAAGTGGTACTTGCGTGAAAATACGGTGCTGCTTAATGATGAACCAGAAAACCGCCGTGGTAAGAAACTATATGATGGTGATAATGTCTCAGTCCCAGATGTTGGGATGTTCTTCATTCGAGCAAAGCAGGATGATTAATGAGAATTTCAAAATTAGAATTGGATCACTTTAGAAACTATGAACACCTAGTTGTTGATTTCGATCGGGGAGTGAATGTGCTACTCGGGGACAACGCCCAGGGCAAGACTAACCTATTGGAATCGATTTATGTCTTAGCATTGACGAAGAGTCATCGGACTAATAATAATTCTGATTTGATCCAATGGAAGCAACCGAATTCCCGTTTAAAGACCCTCGTAGAAAAGAATTCAGGAAACCTGAACTTAGAATTAGACCTTGGTAAGAAGGGGAAACGTGCTAAGGTGAATCATATCGAACAGGCCAAACTATCTGATTATGTTGGTCAATTAAACGTTATTTTATTTGCGCCAGAGGACCTTTCGATCGTGAAGGGGGCTCCCCAGGTTCGCAGACGATTTATGGATATTGAATTTGGTCAAATGAGCAATCAATATCTTTATAATACCGTTCAATATCAGCGGGTGTTAAAGCAGCGTAATAAGTACTTAAAGTTGTTACAGCTTCATAGGGCGACTGATTTAGTTTATCTTGACGTTTTATCCGATCAGTTAGCTGCTTATGGGTCTAAAGTGATTGCCCAGCGGTTAATGCTATTAAAAAAACTTGAGCATTGGTCAGCAGAGATTCATTCGACGATTTCACAAAAACAAGAGCACTTGACCTTTAAGTACATGACTTCTTTAAAGCAAAAGCAACTTGAATCCATCAACGCAATTTACGATGGCTTAAAACGGGTGTTTCATGATGAACGTGACCGTGAAATTAAAATGGGAACCACCATTGCCGGTCCCCATCGTGATGATTTAAAGTTTCAAATTAATCAAAATGATGTTCAAACGTTCGGCTCACAAGGGCAACAAAGAACGACCGCCCTATCTGTGAAATTAGCTGAGATTGATTTAATGAAATCAGAAACTGGTGAATACCCAGTGTTGCTATTGGATGATGTTTTATCAGAATTAGATGATGCCCGGCAAACCCACTTGTTGAAGGCAATTCAAGACAAAGTTCAGACGTTTTTAACAACGACTAGTCTGAGTGGGATTGCTAAGGATTTAATTCATGATCCAAAGGTGTTTCAAGTTACAAATGGGGTTTTAAAAGTTGATTAATGATGTTTGATTAAAGGAGGAGTTTAGGGTGACTGACGAA includes:
- the recF gene encoding DNA replication/repair protein RecF (All proteins in this family for which functions are known are DNA-binding proteins that assist the filamentation of RecA onto DNA for the initiation of recombination or recombinational repair.), producing MRISKLELDHFRNYEHLVVDFDRGVNVLLGDNAQGKTNLLESIYVLALTKSHRTNNNSDLIQWKQPNSRLKTLVEKNSGNLNLELDLGKKGKRAKVNHIEQAKLSDYVGQLNVILFAPEDLSIVKGAPQVRRRFMDIEFGQMSNQYLYNTVQYQRVLKQRNKYLKLLQLHRATDLVYLDVLSDQLAAYGSKVIAQRLMLLKKLEHWSAEIHSTISQKQEHLTFKYMTSLKQKQLESINAIYDGLKRVFHDERDREIKMGTTIAGPHRDDLKFQINQNDVQTFGSQGQQRTTALSVKLAEIDLMKSETGEYPVLLLDDVLSELDDARQTHLLKAIQDKVQTFLTTTSLSGIAKDLIHDPKVFQVTNGVLKVD